The following proteins come from a genomic window of Leptospira neocaledonica:
- a CDS encoding LIC14007 family protein, translating to MKVYSADRVPNSSDYNLYVTDGSAKTRLSLFEPDLPGYFELAENDKVLKSLAYTVLLNYTQDREFALRNTNRFLNFLSDIVHRDSWFFLANRVEQFIKDVENFGVEISYDF from the coding sequence ATGAAAGTATACTCAGCCGATAGAGTGCCGAACTCATCAGATTATAATTTATATGTAACCGACGGAAGCGCCAAAACCAGGCTTAGCTTATTTGAGCCTGACCTTCCTGGTTACTTCGAATTAGCTGAAAATGATAAAGTTCTAAAGTCTTTGGCATATACAGTTCTTCTAAACTACACCCAGGACAGGGAGTTCGCTCTCAGAAATACAAATCGATTCCTAAATTTTCTAAGTGATATTGTTCATAGAGATTCTTGGTTCTTTTTGGCGAATCGAGTAGAACAATTTATTAAGGATGTGGAGAATTTCGGAGTCGAAATTTCCTACGACTTTTGA
- a CDS encoding FKBP-type peptidyl-prolyl cis-trans isomerase — MNPRVVTFHYKLTDKEGNEIDSSQGSHPLSYLEGTGQIIAGLEDEIKSMTAGDKKVISVSADKAYGQKNPELVFDVPKSQFPEGEELSVGMMFQTDEPDTVYTITDIKGESVIVDGNHPLAGVDLIFDVQIVNIRTATDEEVSHGHVHGEGGHHHH, encoded by the coding sequence ATGAACCCAAGAGTAGTGACTTTTCACTATAAATTAACAGATAAAGAAGGAAACGAAATCGATTCTTCTCAAGGAAGCCATCCTCTTTCTTATCTGGAAGGAACCGGACAGATCATTGCCGGTCTAGAAGACGAAATCAAAAGTATGACTGCAGGAGACAAAAAAGTAATCTCCGTTTCCGCTGATAAGGCATATGGCCAAAAAAATCCAGAATTAGTATTCGACGTACCTAAAAGCCAATTCCCAGAAGGGGAAGAATTGAGTGTTGGAATGATGTTCCAAACTGACGAGCCGGATACTGTTTATACGATTACTGATATCAAGGGAGAATCTGTGATCGTGGACGGAAACCATCCTTTAGCCGGGGTGGATCTGATTTTCGATGTCCAGATCGTAAATATCCGAACTGCGACCGATGAGGAAGTAAGTCACGGACATGTTCACGGTGAGGGAGGACATCACCACCACTGA